The window TCCCGCTGATGAACGAGGCGGCGTGGATGGTCTACGAGGACGAAGCCACCATCGCGGAGGTCGACTCGACGGCGAAGTTCGACATCGGCCTCCCGATGGGACTGTTCGAACTCACCGACCAAGTCGGGCTGGACGTCGGCCAGCACGTCCTCGAATACATGCACGACGTGCTGGGCGAGGCCTACAGGCCGTGTCCGCTCTCCCAGGAGAAACTAGAGAACGAGCACCTCGGCAAGAAGACCGGCAAGGGATTCTACGACTACGAGGACGGCGGCGCGGACGTGCCGACCGACCAAGCGAGAGAGGACGTGAAGTACCGTCTGCTCGCCGTCACCGCGAACGAGGTCGCCGGCCTGATCCAGAACGACGTGGCCGACGCCGACGCCATCGACGAGGCGGTCATGCTCGGTGCCGGCTTCCCGAACGGCCCGGCGCGGATGGCCGACGACGCCGGCCTGGAGACGCTCGTCGAGACGCTCGACGACCTCCACGAGGAGACGGGCGAGGACCGCTACGAGGCGGTCGACTACCTGCGTGAACTGGCCGAGTCCGGGGACACGTTCCACGGATCGGCGGACGACGAGAGCGAGGAGACGATGGAGTTCGACACGATCCGCGTCGAGTACGAGGGGCGCGTCGGCCACGTCGTCCTCGACCGACCGCACCGGATGAACACCATCTCGGCCGACCTGCTGGACGACCTCGACTCGGCCATCGACGCGCTGGCCGACGACGACGAGGTGCGTTCGATCCTGCTCACCGGCGAGGGCGAGAAGGCGTTCTCGGCCGGCGCGGACGTCCAGAGCATGGCCGCCGGCGGCGCGGACCCGATCGCGGCCGTCGAACTCTCCCGGACGGGCCAACAGACGTTCGGCAAACTGGAGACCTGCGACATGCCGGTCGTCGCCGGCATCGACGGCTACTGTCTCGGCGGCGGGATGGAGCTCTCGATGTGTGCCGACCTCCGGATCGCCAGCGAGCGCTCCCAGCTCGGCCAGCCGGAGCACAACCTCGGCCTCCTGCCGGGGTGGGGCGGCACCCAGCGACTCCCGAACATCGTCGGCGAGGGGCGCGCGAAGGAGATCATCTACACCGCCGACCGCTACAGCGCCGAGGAGATGGCCGACTACGGCTTCGTCAACGAGGTCGTCGGCAACAACGAGTTGCAGGAAGAGGCCATGGCGATGGCGCAGAAACTCGCCGGCGGCCCGCCGATCGCACAGCGGTACACCAAGCGCGCGATGCTCGCCGGCCGCCACGACACCGACGCCGGCCTGGAGATCGAGGCGCAGGCGTTCGGCGCGCTCTACAACACGGACGACCTGATGGAGGGCATCACGGCCTTCATCGGCGACCGCGACCCCGAGTTCGAGGGCGAGTAAGCCGTCGGTCGACGGGTGAGGCTCGCTCCCCGCGACCACACCCGCCGTGTCACCGACTCCCGACGCGACGGCGAAAGACAGTATTTATAAATCGAGAGCGCAGACGTGAGAGTGCGCTCGGTTGGTGTAGCCCGGCCAATCATGCTGGCCTTTCGAGCCACCGACACGGGTTCAAATCCCGTACCGAGCATTCCAACTTCTACGCGGCGATCACGCTTCCAGCGACCGGTCTCCCGGGTGCTGGGCGACCGCGCCGTCAGTCGAGTCGCCGCTTCTCCTTCGCCACCACGCGTACGTCACGAATCCCGGTCGCCGGATACTGACCGTCGGCGTCCTTCTCGACGGCCTTCATCATGTCCCAGACCGTGTTCAGGCCGGTCGTGACGCCCTCCAGCGCCTCCATCTCACACCCGGTCTTGCCGGTCGTCTCGACCGCGACGGTCAGTTCGATCCGGTCGTCGCCGAGGTCGAAGTCGGTCTCGACGTTCGTGATCGGGATCTGGTGACACATCGGGATCGTCTCCCAGGTGTGTTTGACCGCCTGAATCGCGCCGATCCGGGCGGTCGCCAGCACGTCACCTTTCCCGATCTCGTCGTCACGGATCGCCCCGACGGTCGACTCCCGCAGGCGGATCTCCCCGCGTGCCTCCGCCCGGCGGGCGGTGTCCGGCTTGTCGCCCACGTCGACCATCTGGACGTTTCCGTCCGAATCGGTGTGAGTGAGGTCCTCGGCGTCGCCCGACTGTCCCTCTCGCTGGTCACCAGCGTCGGTCATCGCTCACCCCACATCGCTTCCGGCACTCGATCCAGCAGGTCGGTCGCCACCATGCCGTAGCCCGACTCCTCGGCGACCAGGTCGCCGGCCCGACCGTTGACGTACGCGCCGATGGCGGCCGCGTCGAGACTCGGCTGGGTGGCCGCGAGTGCGCCCGTCACGCCCGCCAGCACGTCGCCGGTCCCGCCGACCGTCATGCCGGGGTTGCCGGTCCGACCCACCCTGACCCGGTCGCCGTCCGAGATCACGTCGTAGGCACCCTTCACCAGCAGGACGTGGCCGAGTTCGCGGGCGAACTCCCGGACCAGGTCGGCACGCTCCCGCCAGTCACTCGCCTCCGGCCCGCCCATCTTTCTGAGTTCGCCCTGATGCGGGGTACAGAGCAGGTCGGCGTCGGTCTCGACCTCGGGGACGACCGAGAGGGCGTCGGCGTCCACGACCGCTCGCCCCTCGTAGTCCGTCAGGAACGCACGGACCGCGTCCAGCGAGTCGTCGGCGGCACCGAGACCCGGTCCGAGGACGACCGTGTCGTGCTCACGAGCCAGTTCGAGGAGGTGCTCCACCGCGTCGGGCGCGAGGTGATCGCCGGCGAACGGTCGAACGATCAAGTTCTCGCTGTACCCCTGGAGTTCCCGAGCGACCGACTGGGGGCAGGCGACCCGCGCGAGGTCGGCACCGCCCCGCAGGGCGGCCTGCGCCGCGAGTGCCGGCGCGCCGGTGTAGGGACCGCCACCGACCACCAGTACCTCGCCGTGGTCGCCCTTGTGACTCGTCGAATCTCGTCGAAGGCGCAGGAGGTCGCCGGGACCGACGAACGTCTCGGCGGCCTCGGGGATGCCGATGTCCGCGACCGTCACCCTCGCGTCGAGGTCGCCGAGTCCCGGTTTCGCGTCGTGGAACGTCACGACGTGGTCGGCGTCGACCGCGACGCCGGCCGCCTCGCCGGTGTCGGCGTCGAACCCGGAGGGCACGTCGACCGCGAGGACCGGACAGTCGGCGTCGTTGATCGCACGGGCGGCGGTGGCTTCCGGTTCCCGGAGTGCGCCGGTGACGCCGGTGCCGAGCATCGCGTCGACCACGAGGTCCGGGTCGCCCAGGTCGAAGTCCCGTGAGTCACCGACCGACTCGGCGTCGTACTCGGCCGACCCGAGGGCGTCCCAGTTCTCGCGGGCGATGTCGGTCGAGATGCTCTCCGGCCGGCCGAGCAGGCGAACCGACACGTCGTAGTCGTCGAGGAATCTGACCGCGACGAAGGCGTCCCCACCGTTGTTGCCCCGGCCGGCGACGACCGTCACGTTCGCGCCGGGGTCGACCAGCGACCGCACCTCGCGGGCGACGGCGTGCCCGCTGGACTCCATCAGTTGCTTCTGTGGCACCCCCAGCGCCGCGGCGTTGCGATCCACCACCGCCATCCTGTCGCTCGTGATCATACCTCCGAAGTCGGGCGGTTCGCGGGTAAGCGTTTGGGGGTCGTCTCGTGACAGATCGGAGTGCGCGGCTGGACGAACGTCGATCCGTTCCGGCGAATTCGGCAAAAGAGTTTTATCAGATCGTGGTGATCGTTCACACAGTGACGAGCCACGGTCGGTTCCCACCCGAATCCCGTACCGACTCCGATCTCACCACCTCTCGCACCCACGCTGGTGCGACACCCGATCAGCCTGCCGGCGCGAGGACACCACCCGAGGGTCCCGCGACACCCGGTCGTCGGGGCGGGGCGACACCCCGACGCGACCCGGCAGACAGGGGCCACGTGCCACCGCGCGATCCGGACCTCTACGCCACGACGAACCACTTCCGGGAGCGACTGCGCCAGCCCGGTCGGTACGTCTCCCTGCCGACGGTTCGCGAGACGATCACCGAGGGACAGCTTCGGTGGAACACCACCGACGGCTGGCGGTTCGCGCTGGTTCGCGAGGGCGTCCGGTTCGTCGTCGTGGTCGGCGACGAGACCACCTCGCCGGTCGTCGTCACCGGCTGGACCGAGGTCGCCGACTGGACCGACGCGACCGAGAGCGAACGGTGGCCGCGTGCCGACGTCGAGGCGATCCAACTCCGGACCGACCTCAGCGACAACCGGGACCGCCAGATTCCGGCGCTGATCCGGCCCCGCGAGGTGCCCCGACCGGTGACGGTCGGCGACCACCGCGTCACCAGCGAGGCGGGTGCCGGCTTCGTCGAGTGTGTCGACTGCGAGTGTCGGTTCCGGTCGAAGGCGTCGCTGTGCAGTCGGCAGTGTCGGTGAGCGGGAGCGAGCGACGCCGGCTTACCGGCGAGTCGCGCCGTCGTCGTCCGTGACTCGCAGGTCGTCTTCGTCCAGATCCACGCCGTCCGGCGTCCGGTGGACCGTCAACGCCGGACTTCTCGGTTGCCCCTCCAGATCGGTGACGATCCGGGTGAGCACCTGTGTCGCGGCCTCGGCGATCCGCGGTTTCACCTTGTCGAGCACCCAGTCGAGACTGACGAGACGCGGCAGGTCGAGCGCGCTCGGCCCCACCGACCCGGGATCGTACTCCACGTCGACCGTCACCTTCGTCGCCTCCTCGGCCCAGTCGGGCGCGTCCTCGGGGAGCGGGATCGACTCCACCAGCCAGCGACCGGTGGCGGCTAAGTCCTTCGTGATCTCCCACTGTATCTCGTTCGGCGGGTCGATAGCGACGACCCGCGACCGGGCGGTGTAGGTCAACTTCCACCAGCCGAACTGGATCGCGTAGCGCGTCCCCGGCCCGCCGTCGCCGGAGGCCATCACGCGTCTGACGTACTCGGTGTAGTCGCCGTAGCGCTCGAAGTCGACGAGGAAGTCGTACACCGACTGTGGGTCCGTGTAGACGACGGTGCTGACCGTGACGCGGTCCATCGTCTCGTGGTGGGGGAGCGTCCGGTATCAACGTTTCCCGTCCTGCGCCCGTCGACCGCCTGTCTCCGCCACAGAACTGTCTACCGCTCGACAGTCGCCGTCAAGACAATGACCCTGCGGTCCCTACGTTCGACTAGACGGTGACGATGCGTACTCCGGCAGTCGGTCGGGCACGCCGCCGCACCCGGTCGCTGCTCGCTTCCGCACGCGACTGGACGGTCGGCGTCGTCCGTACCGCCCTCCACCCGTTCGGCGTCGGCCAGACCTCCGAGAGCGACGACTGGGAACGCGCGTGGGCCACACGCGGCGAGGTGCGCTGGCACCGCGACGGCGAGCAGGTCGAGGTGTTCCGCTTCGACGACGGCTTCGTCGCCACGGTCGAGTACCCCGACAGCGAGAGCAGGTGGCAACTGACCACCGGCCCGATGCGCCCCGCCCAGGCACTGCTCGCGGTCGCGCTCTACTGCCAGTTCGGCGTCACCCCACAGATCGACCGGGACGGCCGCCCGTTCGTCGCCGAGACGGACGACGGCCCGACGCAGGTGTTCCGCGACGAACCAGCCGAGCAAGTGCGGTACGTCTACCTCGACGAGGTGCGGACGGTCGAGGAGTTCCCGGACTACGTCGCCGACCGCGAGGCCTACCGGGGCGTCCACGACCGCCTCACGCCCGACCGCCACGGGACGCTCCACTCCGACTGATCGCCCGCGCGGTCTCGCTCCGACAGCCCTGGAGCCGCGTCCGAGCCGCCCACTCTGCTCCTTCCCCGAGATTCAAGCCGTGCGGGACAGTCGCTCCCGCCATGCAGCTCATCGTCCACGGCGGCGCGGGCGGCGTCCCCGACGACCCCGAGCCACGACAGGCAGTCCTCGACGAGGCGGCGGCGACGGGCGCGAACGAGTCCGACCCGCTCGACGCGGTGGAGTCGGCCGTGCGCGTCCTCGAATCCTCCCCGCGATTCAACGCCGGCGTCGGGGGTGCGGTGCAGTCGGACGGGCGCATCCGGACCGACGCGGGCGTGATGACCGACGACCGCGAGGTCGGCGCAGTGGCGGGACTGGCCGGCGTCGAACACCCGCTCACCGTCGCCCGTGCGGTCCGCGCCGAGACGCCACACGTCCTGCTCGCCGGCGACCGTGCGCTGGAGTTCGCGGAGTCCGTCGGTGTCGAGACCGACGCGGACCTGTGGACCGACCGCAGTCGGGAGAAGTGGGCCGACGCCGACCCACCGGAGACCGACGACCCGACCGACCATCTCGACTGGCTCCGGAGTCGCTTCGGGAGTACCGAAGCCGGTGGTGTCGGTGAGAACGCGGAGAGTGAGTCGGACGAGGGGCGCGACCCGACCGACCACGACACGGTCGGCGCGGTGGCACGGCAGGGAGACCGGTTCGCGGCCGCGACCTCCACGGGCGGCCGGTGGTTCGCGCTGGCCGGCAGAGTCGGCGACGTCCCACAGATCGGCTCAGGGTTCTACTGCGCGCCGGCCGGCGGGGCGAGCGCGACCGGTGCCGGCGAGGACATCGCTCGCGTCACACTCTCGCGGCGGGCGGTGCGGCATCTGGAGGCCGGGAGAGACGCGCAGACTGCGGCCGAATCGGCTATCGAGGAGTTCGGCGAGTTGACCGGCTCGTCGGCGGGTGTGATCGTCGCCGGACGCGAGTCGCTGGGGAGTGCGTTCAACTCCGAAGGGATGCAGACGAGTCGCGCCGGCCGGTGAGCGCGTCGGCGCTCACTGCTGGCCGTCGGTGAACACGTCGTCCAGATCGACCGACGGGGTCCGGCGCTCGGCGGCGTCCGCGTCGGTCGCTTCCACCTCGTCGATCGACTTCCGAGCGCGCGCCATCAGTCGCTCGTGGGTGTTCCGGACCGGTTCGTCCTCCTCGGGACGCACCTGCCGGTAGCTCCCGTCGCTGGCCATCGTCCAGCGCTTCCGGTTGTCCGACAGCATGATGTCGAGGATCGTCTGGAGTTCCGCCTGCAAGGCGGGGTCCTCGACCGGCGCGACCGCCTCGATCCGCCGGTCGAGGTTCCGGGTCATCCAGTCGGCCGACCCGACGTAGTACTCTCCGTCCCGTGCGCCGGTCGTCCCGGTCGTGCCGTCGCTGGCTGGGTCACTCGCCACCTCGCTCTCGGCTGCCGACTCCCCGTCCGCGTTCTCGAAGTAGAAGATGCGGGAGTGTTCGAGGAACCGTCCGACGACGCTGTGGATCCGGATCGTGTCGCTGATCCCCTCGATGCCGGGCCGCAGGCGGCAGATCCCCCGGACGATCAGGTCCATCTCGACGCCGGCCATCGACGCCCGGTACAGTTCCTCGACGATCTCGGGGTCCTCCAGCGAGTTCATCTTGGCGACGATACGGGCCGGCTTCCCCTGCCGGGCGTGTTCGGCCTCCCGGCGGATGAGGCGGGTGAACTGGTCGCGCATGTTCTCCGGTGCGACTAGCAGTTTCCGGTAGTCCTCGTGCAGCGAGTGGCCGGTGAAGAAGTTGAACAGGCGCACGAGGTCCTGCCCGACGTCGTGGTCCGCCGTGAGCATCCCCAGATCGACGTACGTCTTCGCGGTCTCGGAGTGGTAGTTGCCCGTGGCGACGTGGGAGTACAGTTGCACGCCGTCGTCCTCTTCGCGGACCACGAGTGCGGTCTTCGAGTGGGTCTTCAGCCCGATCGTGCCGTAGGCGACGTGGATGCCCTCCTCCTCCAGTCGCTTGACCCACCGGAGGTTGTTCTCCTCGTCGAACCGGGCCTTCAACTCGACCATCACCGCGACCTGTTTGCCGTTCTTGGCGGCCTCGATGAGGCTCTCGATCACCTGCGAGTCGCTCGCCGTCCGGTAGATGGCGGCCTTGATCGCCAGCACGTCCGGGTCGGAGGCGGCCGCGTCGAGAAACGTCTGGACCGTGTTCGTGAAGGAGTGGTACGGGTGGTGGACGAGGATGTCGTCGCTGCGGATCTCCGCGAACAGGTCGTCCGCGCCGCCGCCCTCGTCCAGTTCGAGCCCGGCGAACCGGGGGTGCATCCGGGGCGTCCACGAGTCGAGTTTGAGGTCCGGGCGGTCCAGGTCGGTCAGGTCCATGAAGTCGCGGAAGTCGAGCGGTTCCGGCAGGTCGTACACCTCGGACTCGTCCACGTCGAGTTGCTCGATCAGCAACTCCCGCACCTCCGGTGGCATGTCGTCTGCGACCTCAAGACGGACGACGGTGGCGAACCGCCGCTGGCGGAGCACGTCCTCGATCATCTCGATCAGCCCCTCGGCGACCTCCTCGTTCCGGCGAACCTCGGCGTTGCGCGTCACCCGGAAGGTGGAGGTGCCGACCACCTGGACGTTCGGGAACAGCAGATCGAGGTTCGCCTCGATCACCTGTTCGAGCAGGACGAACCGGGTCGTGTTCGAGTCGGCCGCGTCGGCTCCCTCCCGCCGGTCGGTCGCCGACGCTGGTGCCGTCGTGTCGTCGCCGTGCTTGCCCACCACGGCTTCGACGGGGACGAGTCGCGGGCGGTTCTTCGGAATCTTCACCCGCGAGAACTTCAGGTCGTCGTCCTCGGCGTCGTCGCGGGTCAGCACCGCCAGCGACAGCGAGAGGTTCGAGATGAACGGGAACGGGTGGGCCGGGTCGAACGTCAGCGGCGTCAGCGTCGGGAGGACGTTCGCCTCGAAGTAGTCGCGCAGGGCCGCCCGCTCCACGTCGGCCACGTCGTCGTGATCGACGATCTCGACGCCCGCCTCCGCGAGCAGCGGCCGAACCGCGTCGTGGTAACACTCGGCCTGCCGTTCGACCATCGACCGCGCCTCCCGCAGAATCTCGGTGTGCTGTTGCTCGGGCGTCCGCCCGTCGGCGGTCAGTTCGGTGACGCCCGCGTCGATCTGTTGTTTCAGGCCACCGACCCGCTTCATGAAGAACTCGTCCATGTTCTGCGTGAAGATGGCGAGGAACTTCGCCCGCTCCAGGAGTGGGTTGCGGTCGTCTTCGGCCTCGAACAGGACGCGTTTCTGGAACTGGAGTTCGCCGAGTTCGCGGTTCAGGTAGAAGTCGTGGGCCGCGAGATCCAGTCCCTCCGGGACCGGTCCGTCGGTGTCGTCGGCCTCCGGGGTCGGAACCGGGTCGACGTCCGACTCCGGCGACTCGACCGTCGGGGCGTCGCCACTCCGCTCGTCGGCCGACGCCGTGTGCTCCGGTGGCTGGGACATACTCTCGTCTGTCATCTGACGGCCAGCCTCTTTACTGTCGCGCCGCGACGAGTCGGCGAGGCCGGACGAACTTCTCCTCGGCCCGGTGTTCGATGGTCCGACCGAGGTCCACCGTCACGGTCTCGTCGGCGTTCACGTCGAACGCGGTGAGTTCACCGCCGTAGACACAGCCGGTGTCGAGACCGACCGCGTGGCGTCGGAGCACCGGGTCGGCGAGCGGCGTGTGCCCGAAGAAGACGCGGGCGGGACCGTCGTACTCGTCCCACCAGAACGGACGCTCGTAGCCGCCGTCCTCGACCAGCGACCGCGTGTTCTCCAACTCGTCGACGTCGTGGTCGGCGAGCGACTTGCGCGGGTCGACGCCACCGTGGACGACGAGGTGGCCCTCCCACGAGATGGCGACCGGCAGGTCGGCGATCCACTCGCGGTCGGCCTCGGTCAGGTCGTCCGGATCCTTCTCGCCCCGCAGGATCTTCTCCTCGTTGTTCCCGCGCACCGTGAAGAAGTTCTCGCGCTCCCGGACGTACTGGACGACGCCGTGGTTGTCCGGTCCCTTGCGCACGAGGTCGCCGACGAAGACGACCGCCTCGTCGGCCGCCGGGTCGAGCGTGTCGATCAGCGCCTCCAGTTCGCGGAGACAGCCGTGGACGTCGCCGACGACGTAGACGTTGGTCCACTCGTCGGCGTCGAGTCGAAGGTGCTGCGGTTCGACGGTCTCGGAGAAACGTGGGACGCTCATCTGTGACTGCATCCTGCTACGCGTCGGATAGGAATAAACAGTTGCTAATTGAGGTATTGTGGACTATATAGCACACACGACGCCACAGAGCCGGGCCAAGTCGCCGACTTCCGGTGGAATCGGCCGGGCGTCGATGGAGTTCGATCGATGACTATAGACCGGGCACGATCGAGGAGTCGGACACACCGGGCGGCCACCGCCCCGCGCCAAGACCGCCTCACTCGTAGCGCGCGAACGTCAGGTAGCCGGTGTGGCCGACGCCGGCGGTGCTGGGGCGGGAGCCACGGTCGCCGAAGTCCATCTCGCGCTGGATCGTCTCCAGCGTCTCGACGCCGACGAGTCCGGCCTCGCGTGCCGCCTCGACCGACTTTCGGGAGTTCTCGACGAACGGCGAGTAGACCGCGACGTAGCCGCCGGAGACGAGCAGATCGGGCGCACGAGCGACGACCTCGGGGGCGTTCTGGGTGTCGAGCGTCAACAGGTCGAACCCCGAGAGGTCGTCGAGGTGGTCGGTCACGTCGCCGGTCCGCACGTCGACGGTCTCCGCGACGCCGGCCAGATCCATGTTCTCGCGGGCCACGTCGGCGAAGTCGGGATCCTGCTCGTAGGTCGTCACCTGGGCGCCCATCCGACCGAGATACGCCGAGAGGACGCCGGTACCGGTGCCGGCGTCCAGCACGCGGTCGTCCGCGCAGGCACCGGTGTGACCGACGATGAGGCCCACGTCGCGGGGCATCATCGGCGCGCCGGTGCGCTCGAAGTGGTTGAACAGGTCCGGCCCGCGTGGCTCGCGGACGACGAACTGTTCGCCGATGTGACTCTCCAGCACGTCGCCGGCAGACACGTCTTCGGGCACCTCGACCACGCCGAGATCGGTGTGGAGTTCCTCGCCCGGTGCGCGCAGATACTCCCGGTCGCCGTGGACGAGCAGGATCACTCCAGTCGGGAGATGGCGGCCGCGAGGTCGCCGTCCTCGTCTTCGAGCGCCGCACGCGCGTCGTCCTCGGAGACGCCGGCACGCTGGGCGACGATCTGCACGTCGGAGTCCGGAATCTCGCCCGCGCTCTCGTCGGCCGCGTCGGCGGACTCGACCGCACTCGCGTCGCCACCCGCGCCGGCTTCGCGGACGTCGTAGTCGCCGACGACCTGGAACGTCTCCTGTCCCTGGGCGTCCATCTTCGTCACCTGCGGGGAGTCGAAGACGTACTCCTCGTCGGCCGTCCGGATGACGACCTCCTCGGCATCGAGTTCGTCTACGTCGATGCCCATCTGTTTCATCATCTGTTGCATCTTCCGTGGGTTCATACCGCCGCCTCCGAACATGACCGTCAGTCGGCTCCCGGCGATAAAAAGCGTGGCGAAGGGCGGCACGCGTCCGACGACGACACGACGACCGGCAGACGCCGCAGAACCCGGCTCGACGGCCGACACACCCGCCACGACAGGATGGCGAAGGGTTTTCTATCTGGCCGTGAAACGTTCGGTCGATGTCAGGGTTGCTACCGTCCGACACGGACGCCCCCCGTGGCGACCCGTCCGAGGAGCACGCCGAGAACGGCGACGGCGACCTCCGGGTCCTCTGGCTGGACGACGAGGACGCCGAGCAGTTGATCGGGTCGCTCTCCTCCGAGACGGCGCGGGCGGTGTTGACCGAACTCCACCACGGTCCCGCGACCGCCTCGGAACTCTCCGACGACGTCGACACCTCCCTCCAGAACGTCCGCCACCACCTCGGCAGTCTCCAAGACGCCGGGCTAGTGCAGGTCGCCGACACCCGGTACTCGGTGAAGGGGCGTGAGATGAACGTCTACGCGCCGACCGACGACTCGCTGGTCGTCTGTGTCGGCCGCGAGGACGACCGGTCGTCGTTTCTCGACTCGCTGAAGCGACTCGTGGGGACCGTCACACTCCTCGGTCTGCTCGCGGCCGTCGTCCAGACGACCTTCGGCGCGGGTGTCGTCGACCTCGGCGGTCCCGGTACGGCACCCCGGATCGGCGACGCGGTCGGTGGGAGCGAGCCGATATTCGGACTCCTCCCGCCGGGGGTCGCGTTCCTCGCCGGCGGCCTCGTGGTGCTCGCCGTCCTCGGGGCGTGGGAACTCCGGCGTCGACAGACGGCGGCGTGAGGCGGTGTCACGCGGCACCGAGGCGGAGACGAACGGCGGCGTGAGCCACATGTGAAGCCAAAAAGGTTTTTCGTTCGGCCGAAATATCACGAGTCATGCGTGGGCGTCAAGTGGCAACGAGACTCACGGTCGCGGTGCTGGTACTCTCGTTGCTGGTCGCCCCACAGGCCGCCGGTGCCCCGAAGTACGGGCTGACCGACGGGCAGTTGTCGGAACTCTCCGAACAGGTGTTAGACCGGGAGTCGCCCGGTGAGATCGGTGCCGACAGCGACACCGAGATCGAGTCGATCGCCGATCTGCGGGCAGAACGCGCCCGGAACCGGGGAGTCGGCGATATCGGTGCGACCCGTGTACACGACGAAGGGATCACCGGAGAAGGTGTCCGAGTCGGCGTCATCGACGGCGGGTTCGAGGCCGGCCACACGGCCATCGACGACCACGTCGTGGACGCTCGGAGCTTCGACCGACACGACTCCGAGGGACGGATCGTCTCGACGCACGGCACTGCCGTCGCCGAGGTCGTCAGCGACACCGCCCCCGGTTCCGACCTCTACCTCGCGGACGTGGGTGAGACACCGAGCGCCGACAGTTACGCCGAGGCGGTCGACTGGTTGCTGGCGAACGACGTGGACGTGATCGTCGACTCGGGAAGCTACTTCACCGACGCGTCCGGCGACACGAGTCCGATCACCACCGTCGCGGAGAACGCCTCCAGCCAGGGTGTCGTCTTCGTCACCTCGGCGGGGAACTACGGCGACCGCCACTGGGCCGGGAGCGGCGCGCTGGCAGACGACTCCGGCACTGTCGCTGAGGGGTCCGACGCGGCCACGGACCGATCCGGCTGGATCGCCTTCGACGAGCACACCGAAGGCAACCTCCTCGCCGACGGGCGACCGACGCGCGGCGAGGTGTCGCTCCGACTCCGGTGGAGCGGCGAGGCGGACTACGATCTGTACCTCTACCGGCACCTCCGGAACGGGAACCCCCGCGTCGTCGCCAAGTCGGTCGACCGGCAGGCCGGCAACGACTCGCTGGCGAACAGCGAGTCGATAAACGTCGCGGTCCCACGGGGAACCTACTACGCCGCGGTCTACGCCCACGAGGCGAACGAGAGCGCCCG of the Salinirubrum litoreum genome contains:
- a CDS encoding ArsR/SmtB family transcription factor, whose product is MSGLLPSDTDAPRGDPSEEHAENGDGDLRVLWLDDEDAEQLIGSLSSETARAVLTELHHGPATASELSDDVDTSLQNVRHHLGSLQDAGLVQVADTRYSVKGREMNVYAPTDDSLVVCVGREDDRSSFLDSLKRLVGTVTLLGLLAAVVQTTFGAGVVDLGGPGTAPRIGDAVGGSEPIFGLLPPGVAFLAGGLVVLAVLGAWELRRRQTAA
- a CDS encoding S8 family serine peptidase is translated as MRGRQVATRLTVAVLVLSLLVAPQAAGAPKYGLTDGQLSELSEQVLDRESPGEIGADSDTEIESIADLRAERARNRGVGDIGATRVHDEGITGEGVRVGVIDGGFEAGHTAIDDHVVDARSFDRHDSEGRIVSTHGTAVAEVVSDTAPGSDLYLADVGETPSADSYAEAVDWLLANDVDVIVDSGSYFTDASGDTSPITTVAENASSQGVVFVTSAGNYGDRHWAGSGALADDSGTVAEGSDAATDRSGWIAFDEHTEGNLLADGRPTRGEVSLRLRWSGEADYDLYLYRHLRNGNPRVVAKSVDRQAGNDSLANSESINVAVPRGTYYAAVYAHEANESARLRLFSIHQSLAHADARGSMVAPATSREVIAVGATGPNGIPREYSSLGAGDIEVDLSAPDGVQTSAAGEFNGTSAAAPYVAGTAALLEARNPGLSPTQVEAILEQTADERRSVDAYAAVRAASIADRKQPHNATV
- a CDS encoding tRNA (adenine-N1)-methyltransferase, with protein sequence MILLVHGDREYLRAPGEELHTDLGVVEVPEDVSAGDVLESHIGEQFVVREPRGPDLFNHFERTGAPMMPRDVGLIVGHTGACADDRVLDAGTGTGVLSAYLGRMGAQVTTYEQDPDFADVARENMDLAGVAETVDVRTGDVTDHLDDLSGFDLLTLDTQNAPEVVARAPDLLVSGGYVAVYSPFVENSRKSVEAAREAGLVGVETLETIQREMDFGDRGSRPSTAGVGHTGYLTFARYE
- the ppk1 gene encoding polyphosphate kinase 1; translation: MTDESMSQPPEHTASADERSGDAPTVESPESDVDPVPTPEADDTDGPVPEGLDLAAHDFYLNRELGELQFQKRVLFEAEDDRNPLLERAKFLAIFTQNMDEFFMKRVGGLKQQIDAGVTELTADGRTPEQQHTEILREARSMVERQAECYHDAVRPLLAEAGVEIVDHDDVADVERAALRDYFEANVLPTLTPLTFDPAHPFPFISNLSLSLAVLTRDDAEDDDLKFSRVKIPKNRPRLVPVEAVVGKHGDDTTAPASATDRREGADAADSNTTRFVLLEQVIEANLDLLFPNVQVVGTSTFRVTRNAEVRRNEEVAEGLIEMIEDVLRQRRFATVVRLEVADDMPPEVRELLIEQLDVDESEVYDLPEPLDFRDFMDLTDLDRPDLKLDSWTPRMHPRFAGLELDEGGGADDLFAEIRSDDILVHHPYHSFTNTVQTFLDAAASDPDVLAIKAAIYRTASDSQVIESLIEAAKNGKQVAVMVELKARFDEENNLRWVKRLEEEGIHVAYGTIGLKTHSKTALVVREEDDGVQLYSHVATGNYHSETAKTYVDLGMLTADHDVGQDLVRLFNFFTGHSLHEDYRKLLVAPENMRDQFTRLIRREAEHARQGKPARIVAKMNSLEDPEIVEELYRASMAGVEMDLIVRGICRLRPGIEGISDTIRIHSVVGRFLEHSRIFYFENADGESAAESEVASDPASDGTTGTTGARDGEYYVGSADWMTRNLDRRIEAVAPVEDPALQAELQTILDIMLSDNRKRWTMASDGSYRQVRPEEDEPVRNTHERLMARARKSIDEVEATDADAAERRTPSVDLDDVFTDGQQ
- a CDS encoding nascent polypeptide-associated complex protein, which gives rise to MFGGGGMNPRKMQQMMKQMGIDVDELDAEEVVIRTADEEYVFDSPQVTKMDAQGQETFQVVGDYDVREAGAGGDASAVESADAADESAGEIPDSDVQIVAQRAGVSEDDARAALEDEDGDLAAAISRLE
- a CDS encoding metallophosphoesterase family protein — translated: MSVPRFSETVEPQHLRLDADEWTNVYVVGDVHGCLRELEALIDTLDPAADEAVVFVGDLVRKGPDNHGVVQYVRERENFFTVRGNNEEKILRGEKDPDDLTEADREWIADLPVAISWEGHLVVHGGVDPRKSLADHDVDELENTRSLVEDGGYERPFWWDEYDGPARVFFGHTPLADPVLRRHAVGLDTGCVYGGELTAFDVNADETVTVDLGRTIEHRAEEKFVRPRRLVAARQ